The window AGGGTGTAACTAAGTGGGGATCAATCTCTTAGCTATGTATTAGATTATAAGTCATATAAGTGTTGGTTCCCAatagcatacatacatacaaacATGCCACACATACACCTACGTACTATTCCATCGCAATACAACAGATGGCAATTCACACTGGAGGAAAAACCTTAGAAAGAAGAACTAATTAGACACCGGCCGACCCAACAGAACCTATGTACGCACTTCATCTTCATCTAGACAAGCTTATTTTTTGAAACCTATATCAGCCAATCAATCAGACGAATTACTCGCGAGTGGCGCGCTAGCTGTTAACTCCGATCACTGGCGAGGCGAGGTGAGGTTATCTTGTGGGCGGCCCCGGCTCGATTTCCGTGGGCCGCCACATGGTCTTCCTCGCGCAGAGCATGGCCTCCTTGCGCTTGGACACCGTCATCCTCACCTCCCAGTGCATCGACCTCACCCCCTCCACGATCTCGTCCACCGTCTCCTTGTCGTCCCGCACGATCAGCTTCCCGTTCGGCCTCAGGATCCGGTCCACCTCCACCAGCACCGGCAACACCTTACACCTACCACACCCAAAAATTTCTTAGTTGTAGTCCAATGGCGATCAGTCCAATGGCGATCAGTCCGACGGCGTAGTAGAGGGTGGAATGCCAACCTGGCCTTGAGCTTGGAGAAGAGGTGGTCGGCGTGGAGGAGGTCGTAGGAGCGAGGGTAGGTGCTGAAGGACTCGCACCAGTCGTGGTATATCCCGAACATGCCCCGCTCGTAGATCACCGGCAGCGTGTCCGGCGAGTCGATGTTCACCGTGTTCATCACCCACACGTTCATGTCCCGcagcgccgccgccagcccgccgTACACGGCCCGCATGTCCATCACGTTCCGGACGCTCTTCCAGTCGATGCCCATGCCGGCCAGGTACGAGTTCTGGACCACCTTCTTCCAGTGCGCGTAGTCCGCCGCGAAGTCCTCGGGCGCCGCCTTCCCGTACACGCCCACCTGGCTGCTGTTCAGCCAGTAGGGCGCCTTCTCCGCCCGCTCCGGCCACTGCTGCGGCCACCGCGACCCGCGCACCGACGGGTCGGTGGGGACGCGGTGCATGCACGCCCGCAGCGAGATGTTCCACGCCGCGTTGGGGTCGTCGGACGGGTGGCACAGCGGAGGCTCCGTCTGCCGCCGTGTCTCGTAGCAATGGTTGCTCATCGGCTTCCGGAAGATGACGAGGCCCACCCGGTCGATGGTGTCCCTGGTCTTCGCCACCATCTCCCAGCACATGGCCTTGGTCAGCTTCACCATCTCGCCCCAGATCTCCACGTCCTCGGGGAGCTTCTGGTACACGGGGGTGGCGGACCACACGAAGAAACCGCCGGGCCGGACCAGGCGGTTCACCTCCAGGAGGAGCAATCCGCCGTTGATGTGCCAGGGGACTCGGCACCGGGCGCAGTGGACTATGTCGAACACGTTGCTCGGGAACTGGAGCCGCTTGGTGCCCATGACGGCGGAGATGGCCGGGATGCCGCGCTCCAGCGCGAACTGCACCTGCGCCTCGTGCTCGTCCTTGGGCGCGAACGACATGGTCAGCACGCCCCGCTCGAACATGAACCCGCCGAAGCTGGCCACGCCGCACCCCACGTCCAGCACCACCCTGCTCCGGCGGCCCCAAGCCACCTCCGGGAACGCCTGCTGGATCAGGTCGATGTAGTGCAGCGCGCCGCCGGTCTTGAACTGCGTGCCTCCGCCGGGGAACGTGAGGTACTCGCCGGAGACCTTCACCCAGTTCTGACGCTTCTTGAATTCCGCCAGCTGCGTGTGCGGAACGTTGTGGTACCAGATCTTGCTGCGGCTGACTGGCCACCGGATGGGATCTTTGTAGGACAGCGGCGCCGGGACGAGGCACGTCGGCGGGTGGGCGGGGCAGTGCCGCTCCCGGTGCTCGTAGTGAATGTCGGTCTTGAGCTTCTTGATGGCGGCCTCGTTGTCCAGGCACGGGATGTAGTCCTCGCCTGTGCTCGTGTTGCACAGCTTCCAGACGTGCGCCGGCAACGACACCGCCGCCTCCGGTTCCGCTTCCGCTTCCGCCTTGCTTGccgctttcttcttcttcttcttattctttttcttctcGGCGCGCGTCTTCTGCTCGTTTGTCGACTCCGCCGCCTGCGTCGTGAACGACCCGTTCTGCGCCGCCCGCTCCATCAGCAGCTCCGCCTGCCCGTTCTCCAGAGTCTCCGGAAGAAGCTTCTGCTCTTCCTCGACAACGTCCGACGTCTTCGTATCGTCGGGATTAGTGACGGCGGAGGCTTCGGTCGATACCacggccgccgccgcgtcctccgtCTTGTCCGTGACGGCGGTGGTCGTCTCCTCCATGATTGGCTTGGCATTGTCCTCTGAGATGAACGTCTTGTTGCCGTCATCTTTCACCACGTCGACGCCTTCCATCTTGCCGTTCTCGTCGTCGAAGGTCTGCTTCTTTGAAGAGCCGCCGCCGGCGGCCTCCTTCGGGTTTTCCTCCTGGCTGACGATGCTCTCCTTGGTGTCAGCCGGCGACTTCTCAGTGTTCGCGTCCTGACCGCCGCTGCCTGCGCTTTCCTTGGTGTCGGTAGAAGCCTGCTCCTTCACGTCTGTCACCGTGTCCTCCACGCTCTTCCCCTGGGAAGCAGCcacggcggcagcggcagcggcggcgccgtccgtctcGGCGGTTTCCGGCTTCACGAGCTCCCCGCCCTCCGTCCTGCCGTTCTCGTCATCGAACGACTGGTTCTTGGACGCCGGCTTCTCGCCGTCGGCCTCGCCGCCCTTGGCGTCCACGGTGGGCTTCTCGGCCTCCACAGCGGCCGTGGTGGCCTCCGCGACGACGTTGGCACTGTCCTGCTTGAAGTTGTTGGTGGCGTCGATGGAgcggtcctcctccttctccttcacGACGGCCTCCGCCGCCTTCTTGACGTCCGCCGTGGACGCCGTCACCGTGGCCGCCGGGACGGCCTCCGGCGACGGAGGGGAGACCATCCAGAAGCCGACGA is drawn from Triticum dicoccoides isolate Atlit2015 ecotype Zavitan chromosome 4A, WEW_v2.0, whole genome shotgun sequence and contains these coding sequences:
- the LOC119289040 gene encoding probable methyltransferase PMT26; this encodes MALFDRNQRQRSSLFSTATVVVFAVLCLVGFWMVSPPSPEAVPAATVTASTADVKKAAEAVVKEKEEDRSIDATNNFKQDSANVVAEATTAAVEAEKPTVDAKGGEADGEKPASKNQSFDDENGRTEGGELVKPETAETDGAAAAAAAVAASQGKSVEDTVTDVKEQASTDTKESAGSGGQDANTEKSPADTKESIVSQEENPKEAAGGGSSKKQTFDDENGKMEGVDVVKDDGNKTFISEDNAKPIMEETTTAVTDKTEDAAAAVVSTEASAVTNPDDTKTSDVVEEEQKLLPETLENGQAELLMERAAQNGSFTTQAAESTNEQKTRAEKKKNKKKKKKAASKAEAEAEPEAAVSLPAHVWKLCNTSTGEDYIPCLDNEAAIKKLKTDIHYEHRERHCPAHPPTCLVPAPLSYKDPIRWPVSRSKIWYHNVPHTQLAEFKKRQNWVKVSGEYLTFPGGGTQFKTGGALHYIDLIQQAFPEVAWGRRSRVVLDVGCGVASFGGFMFERGVLTMSFAPKDEHEAQVQFALERGIPAISAVMGTKRLQFPSNVFDIVHCARCRVPWHINGGLLLLEVNRLVRPGGFFVWSATPVYQKLPEDVEIWGEMVKLTKAMCWEMVAKTRDTIDRVGLVIFRKPMSNHCYETRRQTEPPLCHPSDDPNAAWNISLRACMHRVPTDPSVRGSRWPQQWPERAEKAPYWLNSSQVGVYGKAAPEDFAADYAHWKKVVQNSYLAGMGIDWKSVRNVMDMRAVYGGLAAALRDMNVWVMNTVNIDSPDTLPVIYERGMFGIYHDWCESFSTYPRSYDLLHADHLFSKLKARCKVLPVLVEVDRILRPNGKLIVRDDKETVDEIVEGVRSMHWEVRMTVSKRKEAMLCARKTMWRPTEIEPGPPTR